The Helicobacter sp. MIT 05-5293 genome window below encodes:
- a CDS encoding UDP-N-acetylglucosamine 2-epimerase: MKKILFVLGTRPEVIKLAPLFLYFKSQKDFVVYLCNTEQQKHLSRQTLQFFDIKADFSLNIMRENQSLPSLNARLLTKLDNLLEKIKIDAVIVQGDTMSAYCGALSAFYKKIPIFHIEAGLRSGNIYEPFPEEAMRLMISKIASVHFCPTQQDAQNLFAEHIDHSKVFVTQNTVIDAFSYLDSKELAKSMLRLKKMGVNLAGGGEQQILFGNLAPQGKSREDSRTICCHKRVG; the protein is encoded by the coding sequence ATGAAGAAAATTCTTTTTGTTTTAGGCACAAGACCCGAAGTAATTAAACTTGCTCCTTTGTTTTTGTATTTCAAATCTCAAAAAGATTTTGTAGTGTATTTATGCAATACCGAACAACAAAAACATTTAAGTCGTCAAACACTCCAATTTTTTGATATTAAAGCGGATTTTTCTCTCAATATTATGAGAGAAAATCAAAGTTTGCCAAGCCTTAATGCAAGATTACTCACCAAACTAGATAATCTTTTAGAAAAAATCAAAATTGACGCAGTAATCGTTCAAGGAGACACAATGAGTGCTTATTGTGGAGCTTTGAGTGCATTTTATAAAAAGATTCCTATTTTTCATATTGAGGCAGGCTTGAGGTCGGGTAATATCTATGAACCTTTTCCTGAAGAGGCGATGCGACTAATGATTAGTAAAATTGCCTCTGTGCATTTTTGTCCCACACAACAAGATGCACAAAATTTATTTGCAGAGCATATTGATCATTCAAAAGTCTTCGTAACACAAAACACAGTCATTGACGCTTTTTCTTATTTAGATTCAAAAGAATTAGCAAAATCAATGCTTCGTCTCAAAAAAATGGGCGTGAATCTTGCTGGGGGGGGGGAGCAACAAATTTTGTTTGGTAACCTTGCACCGCAGGGAAAATCACGAGAAGATTCACGAACTATCTGCTGCCATAAAAGAGTTGGCTAG
- a CDS encoding UDP-N-acetylglucosamine 2-epimerase produces MLGGGSNKFCLVTLHRRENHEKIHELSAAIKELASRNPHTFFILPLHPNPNIRGVLQNTLKPLSNIILTESLNYIDLINVLKASHLVLTDSGGIQEEAPSFKVKVLVLRNFTERTAGLALGFSELVGNDKKHIVQRGHYFLNHPYILESQNPYGDGLASQRIYQHIKNFFRSNQ; encoded by the coding sequence TTGCTGGGGGGGGGGAGCAACAAATTTTGTTTGGTAACCTTGCACCGCAGGGAAAATCACGAGAAGATTCACGAACTATCTGCTGCCATAAAAGAGTTGGCTAGTCGCAATCCACACACATTTTTCATACTCCCTCTACACCCCAATCCCAATATCAGAGGCGTCCTCCAAAATACCCTAAAACCATTATCAAATATTATCCTTACAGAATCTTTGAATTATATTGACCTCATTAATGTCCTAAAAGCAAGTCATTTAGTTTTGACTGATAGTGGAGGCATACAAGAAGAAGCCCCGAGTTTCAAAGTAAAAGTTTTGGTTTTAAGAAACTTCACGGAGCGCACAGCTGGGCTTGCGTTAGGATTTAGCGAGCTAGTAGGAAACGATAAAAAACACATTGTCCAAAGAGGGCATTACTTTCTCAATCACCCCTATATTTTAGAATCCCAAAATCCCTATGGTGATGGCTTAGCAAGCCAAAGAATCTATCAACATATCAAAAATTTCTTTAGGAGTAATCAATGA